Proteins encoded by one window of Methanobacterium sp. CWC-01:
- a CDS encoding cyclophilin-like fold protein — MELEIEVVGKGVAKAILDDRNPETAAKIYDLLPLEGEALEWQEEVYFTIPLVTDYENASSTSETGDLSYWPPGYAFCIFYGASQPASEVNHIGRITENLDLFREVSEGETILLRKV; from the coding sequence ATGGAACTAGAAATAGAAGTAGTGGGTAAAGGAGTGGCTAAGGCCATTCTGGATGATCGCAACCCCGAAACAGCAGCCAAGATATATGACCTCCTCCCCTTGGAGGGTGAGGCTCTGGAATGGCAGGAGGAAGTGTATTTTACCATCCCCTTAGTAACAGATTATGAGAACGCATCTTCTACATCAGAAACAGGTGATCTCTCCTACTGGCCGCCAGGATATGCATTTTGCATATTTTATGGTGCCTCACAGCCTGCCTCGGAGGTCAATCATATTGGCCGGATCACCGAGAATCTGGATCTATTTCGAGAAGTTTCTGAGGGTGAAACCATTCTTTTAAGAAAGGTATGA
- the deoC gene encoding deoxyribose-phosphate aldolase has translation MIDAQELAQKIDHTNVGRDATRKDIEKLCGEAEEYGFKNVCVTPTQTARASILLKNSPVGVCTVIGFPFGVQTPYSKAFEVKDALENGADELDMVINVGALHSGDDNLVYRDIRGVVMAAGGKTVKVILETGLLSAQEKTRACHIAEKAGAHFVKTSTGIGTTGATVEDVKLMRQNIKPEMEIKAAGGIRDLKTALAMIEAGASRIGTSSGVQIMGGLS, from the coding sequence ATGATAGATGCCCAGGAATTAGCTCAGAAAATTGATCATACCAATGTCGGTCGAGATGCCACACGGAAGGATATAGAAAAGCTCTGTGGTGAAGCAGAGGAGTATGGATTTAAGAACGTATGTGTAACTCCCACTCAAACAGCCCGGGCAAGTATTTTATTAAAGAATAGTCCGGTGGGCGTTTGTACTGTGATTGGCTTTCCATTTGGAGTTCAGACACCGTACTCCAAGGCCTTCGAAGTAAAAGATGCCCTTGAAAATGGCGCTGATGAGCTGGATATGGTTATAAACGTAGGTGCACTGCATTCTGGGGACGATAATCTGGTTTATCGTGATATACGGGGGGTGGTGATGGCCGCTGGTGGAAAAACCGTTAAAGTGATCCTGGAGACAGGATTGTTAAGTGCCCAGGAAAAGACCCGGGCCTGTCACATAGCTGAAAAGGCAGGTGCACATTTTGTGAAAACCTCCACCGGTATCGGAACCACTGGAGCCACCGTTGAAGATGTGAAACTTATGCGGCAAAATATAAAACCAGAAATGGAAATTAAGGCAGCAGGAGGTATTCGGGACCTGAAAACTGCCTTAGCCATGATTGAAGCCGGGGCCAGCCGGATAGGTACATCAAGTGGTGTACAGATTATGGGAGGACTGTCTTAA
- a CDS encoding tRNA uridine(34) 5-carboxymethylaminomethyl modification radical SAM/GNAT enzyme Elp3: MKEAKRFIIEEILEGKVKTRKDLQSLKLEVCRDFQLDKFPSNSSILKEATRDELKKISPFLRKKPTRTISGVAVVAVMCPPHQCPHGRCFYCPESDLAPPSYTGEEPAALRARMFGFHPYRQVYNRLLQLGSIGHPLDKVELIIMGGTFPSQPLCFQEWFVTRCIQAMNDFSSDIRQKVSRDHQKLEVPVDFTYLGDIQADNERSRVRCVGLTFETRPDFSKSEDVDRMLQMGVTRVELGVQTIYNFVYHRMERGHRVQDVVEANQILRDSGVKVAMHFMPGLLSNPEMDLRIFRRVFHDERYVPDMLKIYPCLVTRGSRLHQMWKEGRYQPYSTEEAVDLIVEIKKMLPKWVRTMRIQRDIPAQLIEAGVKKSNLGELVYRRLEEEGIQCQCIRCREVGHQASRGIYPEMDRVKVMRKEYDAVGGREIFLSAEDPENDVLMGFLRLRMPSNAVHRPEIDVYTSLVRELHVYGPMIPLGEREDDAGQHRGYGEELLKEAEKIAREEYEVKKMVINSGIGVREYYRKFGYRKEGPYMSKSFD; this comes from the coding sequence ATGAAGGAAGCCAAACGTTTTATAATTGAAGAGATCTTGGAAGGTAAAGTTAAAACTCGAAAAGACCTCCAAAGTTTAAAACTGGAAGTTTGCAGAGATTTCCAACTTGACAAATTTCCCAGCAACTCCTCCATCCTCAAAGAGGCCACCAGAGATGAGTTGAAGAAGATTTCTCCTTTTTTAAGGAAAAAACCTACCCGTACCATCTCCGGGGTGGCGGTGGTGGCGGTGATGTGTCCCCCTCACCAGTGTCCCCATGGACGATGTTTTTACTGCCCTGAAAGTGACTTGGCCCCGCCCAGTTATACTGGTGAAGAACCAGCGGCCTTGAGAGCCCGGATGTTTGGTTTTCATCCCTATCGTCAAGTTTATAATCGTCTCCTGCAGTTGGGTAGTATTGGTCACCCACTTGATAAGGTAGAATTGATAATTATGGGCGGAACTTTTCCTTCCCAACCATTATGTTTCCAGGAATGGTTTGTTACCCGTTGTATCCAGGCTATGAACGACTTTAGTTCTGATATACGTCAAAAGGTTTCCAGGGATCATCAGAAACTTGAGGTCCCGGTGGATTTCACTTACCTGGGGGATATTCAGGCCGATAATGAAAGATCCAGGGTGCGCTGTGTAGGTCTGACTTTCGAAACCCGGCCAGATTTTTCTAAAAGCGAAGATGTGGATCGTATGCTCCAGATGGGTGTTACTCGGGTGGAGCTGGGAGTACAGACCATTTACAATTTCGTATACCATCGCATGGAAAGAGGGCACCGGGTGCAGGATGTGGTGGAGGCTAATCAGATCCTGAGGGATTCTGGGGTAAAGGTGGCCATGCATTTCATGCCCGGCCTATTATCCAATCCAGAAATGGACCTGCGTATCTTCCGGCGGGTGTTCCATGATGAGAGGTACGTGCCTGATATGCTGAAGATATATCCCTGCCTGGTTACCAGAGGGTCCCGGTTGCACCAGATGTGGAAGGAAGGCAGATACCAGCCCTATAGCACCGAAGAAGCCGTGGATCTCATCGTAGAAATCAAGAAGATGCTACCTAAGTGGGTGCGGACCATGCGCATCCAGAGGGATATCCCCGCCCAACTCATAGAAGCTGGAGTTAAAAAGTCCAACCTGGGGGAGTTGGTTTATCGCCGGTTGGAAGAGGAAGGAATCCAGTGTCAGTGTATCAGGTGCCGGGAGGTGGGGCATCAGGCTTCGAGGGGAATATACCCCGAAATGGACCGGGTGAAAGTGATGAGGAAGGAATATGATGCTGTAGGGGGTAGGGAAATATTCTTATCGGCAGAAGACCCGGAAAATGACGTTCTAATGGGATTCCTACGTCTGCGCATGCCATCTAACGCTGTTCATCGCCCGGAGATTGATGTCTACACTTCTCTGGTGAGGGAACTGCATGTCTACGGTCCCATGATCCCCCTTGGTGAGAGAGAAGATGATGCCGGGCAGCACCGGGGATATGGTGAGGAACTCTTAAAAGAAGCAGAAAAGATAGCCCGGGAAGAATATGAAGTGAAGAAAATGGTAATTAACAGCGGTATAGGGGTACGCGAATACTATCGGAAGTTTGGATACCGTAAAGAAGGCCCTTACATGTCTAAATCGTTTGATTAA
- a CDS encoding DUF2953 domain-containing protein encodes MTTVLLAIFLVIVLIILSFLLIPFQLSLWFSKKEKSLKGDLRISWLGLAFFKRKIPFPRESREVKKEKKEDEKKQEWGLERIKNILSLLWESWPYMERILVSILGSIKIQEITMDFQLGLESPADTAIITGYIWAFTESTRYLFPIPLDISVQPDFENKILDGFLNLKLTIRLYGVTKEVIRAITKKPVRSLISELRG; translated from the coding sequence TTGACAACTGTCCTATTGGCCATTTTTCTGGTCATAGTACTCATCATTCTATCTTTTCTTTTAATTCCATTCCAACTTTCCTTGTGGTTTTCTAAAAAGGAAAAATCTCTAAAGGGAGATCTGAGGATAAGTTGGCTGGGTTTAGCGTTTTTCAAAAGAAAAATACCTTTCCCGAGAGAATCCCGTGAAGTTAAGAAAGAAAAGAAGGAAGATGAAAAAAAACAGGAATGGGGCTTGGAACGAATAAAGAATATTCTAAGTCTTCTGTGGGAATCCTGGCCTTATATGGAACGAATTTTAGTTTCAATTTTAGGCTCCATAAAAATCCAGGAAATAACTATGGACTTCCAGCTGGGACTGGAAAGTCCGGCCGACACTGCCATCATCACCGGTTATATATGGGCATTCACCGAATCCACTAGATATTTATTTCCCATTCCCCTAGATATTTCTGTTCAACCTGATTTTGAAAATAAAATTTTAGACGGATTTTTAAATCTGAAACTTACAATTAGACTGTACGGTGTAACCAAAGAAGTTATACGGGCCATCACCAAGAAACCAGTCAGATCGCTTATATCTGAGTTAAGAGGCTGA
- a CDS encoding GerW family sporulation protein has translation MDIQDPIKTTVEEIRKVLNIENVIGEVIETEDKVMIPITKFGMAFGAGMGEGKGPTGQGGGAGAGAGGGAGIEPVAMVVVFKGVSGPDGVKVLSLKSADPLVRAIGEVGSTVKDLMKEGRKGKGSAKPKEEKEETTE, from the coding sequence ATGGATATTCAGGATCCAATAAAAACAACGGTCGAAGAAATACGTAAGGTCTTAAATATAGAGAATGTCATTGGTGAGGTAATAGAAACCGAGGACAAGGTCATGATACCCATCACTAAGTTTGGAATGGCATTCGGAGCGGGTATGGGTGAAGGAAAAGGGCCCACTGGTCAAGGTGGCGGGGCTGGTGCTGGTGCTGGCGGCGGTGCTGGAATTGAACCCGTAGCCATGGTAGTGGTATTTAAAGGAGTTTCCGGACCTGATGGTGTGAAAGTCCTATCCTTAAAATCAGCTGATCCACTGGTACGTGCCATAGGTGAAGTGGGTAGTACCGTTAAGGACCTCATGAAAGAAGGCCGAAAAGGTAAAGGATCGGCTAAACCAAAAGAAGAAAAGGAAGAAACCACAGAATAG
- a CDS encoding tRNA (N(6)-L-threonylcarbamoyladenosine(37)-C(2))-methylthiotransferase: MKFYLETYGCTFNQGDSQIIAATLEKDGHELTQSAAHSDIIILNSCYVKLPTQQKMINRIQYLNSSYPQSKLLIAGCMVDIDPQVLKRIAPPASWIGARQLSSIQEVVEGMLKGETIRKTGHSHDIKAGLPKKRFNPLIHILQIAEGCQGSCTYCCTRFARGKLQSYPDDVLLDEVEKAVRGGCVEIQLTAQDTAAYGEDTGNSLSSLLKDITQVEGDFRIRVGMMHPKSIGGDQESLIKSFQNEKVYKFLHLPLQSGNDQVLTYMKRGHSIDKFKETVRRFREAIPRLSLATDIIVGYPTEDDKAFQDTIKVISEVGPDFLHISKYHHRPGATSSHLKEISHPVMSVRARQLNELKTRLAYQNNQKLIHTVQNILITDKGSRGGWIGRNDSYKTIIVPEASLGEFLNVKITGAKSTYLYGEVI; encoded by the coding sequence ATGAAATTCTATTTAGAAACCTATGGTTGCACCTTTAACCAGGGAGACTCCCAGATCATAGCCGCCACACTGGAAAAGGATGGGCACGAATTAACTCAATCAGCAGCTCATTCGGATATAATTATTCTTAACTCCTGTTATGTGAAGTTACCCACCCAACAGAAGATGATAAACCGTATACAATACTTAAATTCTTCTTATCCCCAAAGCAAGCTTTTGATAGCGGGATGTATGGTTGACATTGATCCACAAGTCCTGAAGCGCATAGCACCCCCCGCAAGCTGGATCGGGGCCCGTCAGCTAAGTTCCATCCAGGAAGTGGTGGAGGGGATGTTGAAGGGCGAAACTATCCGAAAAACTGGACACAGTCACGATATTAAGGCCGGTCTTCCTAAAAAACGTTTCAACCCCCTGATTCATATTCTACAGATTGCTGAGGGCTGTCAGGGATCCTGCACTTACTGCTGCACCCGCTTTGCCCGGGGAAAATTGCAGAGTTATCCTGACGATGTATTGTTGGATGAAGTAGAGAAGGCAGTCAGAGGGGGTTGTGTGGAGATACAGTTAACTGCCCAGGACACAGCTGCCTATGGCGAGGACACAGGAAATAGTTTATCATCACTTCTTAAAGATATTACACAAGTAGAGGGAGATTTCAGAATAAGGGTGGGAATGATGCATCCTAAGAGCATTGGAGGAGACCAGGAATCTTTAATTAAATCATTTCAAAACGAGAAGGTTTATAAATTTCTTCACTTACCCCTCCAAAGTGGTAATGACCAGGTTCTAACCTACATGAAAAGGGGGCATTCGATTGATAAATTTAAAGAAACTGTGCGTAGATTCCGGGAGGCAATTCCTAGGCTTTCTCTGGCTACTGATATTATTGTTGGTTATCCCACCGAGGATGATAAAGCCTTCCAGGATACCATAAAGGTAATAAGCGAAGTGGGACCGGACTTTCTGCACATTTCAAAGTATCATCACCGACCTGGTGCGACTTCTTCTCATCTAAAGGAGATATCTCATCCGGTTATGAGTGTTCGGGCCCGGCAGTTGAATGAACTCAAAACCAGATTAGCCTATCAAAACAACCAGAAATTGATCCATACTGTGCAGAACATTTTAATAACAGATAAAGGTTCTCGGGGTGGTTGGATTGGTCGTAATGATTCATACAAAACGATCATCGTCCCTGAAGCTTCTCTGGGAGAATTCTTAAACGTGAAGATTACTGGAGCAAAAAGTACCTACCTTTATGGAGAAGTAATCTGA
- a CDS encoding protein-L-isoaspartate O-methyltransferase has protein sequence MTNPRQEMVENLSNSGYLNSPKVKEALLKVPREEFVPEDKRSYAYMDTPLPIGEGQTISAPHMVAILCEELDLEEGMKILEIGTGYGYNAAVVAEIIGEEGIVYTMERIESLAEKARDNLKRTGYDKRVTVVLADGTQGYPEKAPFDRIYATASAPRLPEPLKTQLIIGGKLLSPVGSDHYFQELVSVIRITEDEFETKKLGGVAFVPMIGKHGWPEQ, from the coding sequence ATGACCAACCCCCGACAGGAGATGGTGGAAAATCTGTCAAACAGCGGATATCTGAACTCTCCGAAGGTGAAAGAGGCCCTGCTGAAGGTGCCCCGAGAAGAATTTGTCCCTGAAGATAAACGTTCCTATGCTTACATGGACACTCCACTACCCATAGGGGAGGGTCAGACTATATCTGCACCTCATATGGTGGCCATTTTATGTGAAGAATTAGATCTGGAAGAGGGTATGAAGATCCTTGAGATAGGAACCGGATATGGTTATAACGCCGCGGTGGTGGCGGAAATAATCGGCGAGGAAGGTATTGTTTACACTATGGAACGGATCGAATCCCTGGCTGAGAAGGCCCGGGATAATCTGAAACGCACCGGATATGATAAAAGGGTGACGGTGGTACTGGCTGATGGGACCCAGGGCTACCCAGAAAAAGCACCCTTTGATCGTATTTACGCCACTGCCAGTGCCCCCCGGCTACCTGAACCATTAAAAACGCAGTTAATTATCGGTGGAAAACTTCTCAGTCCCGTTGGTTCGGATCATTACTTCCAGGAACTTGTCTCCGTAATTCGGATTACTGAAGATGAGTTTGAGACCAAGAAACTCGGTGGAGTGGCCTTTGTACCCATGATCGGTAAGCATGGATGGCCTGAACAGTAA
- a CDS encoding HVO_0476 family zinc finger protein yields MMKCPVCGSQEHQILKSKGKLTQELLLKCEECGTVFRETKEAPRPLEIRIIISKFEESLKKWATFYPDEILRVDDVLEVGDERVRVTSLENKRSARVMESIVEDLITIWAASVDIPARVGVSVDLHGRVLSRKVEVDRDFTFTVGDVVKMGRTIFRIKTIKTLERRMRRGFAYADVTKRVYGIPVSERRYDYDLTMNVVT; encoded by the coding sequence ATGATGAAATGTCCTGTATGTGGCTCCCAAGAGCACCAAATACTTAAATCAAAGGGTAAACTAACCCAGGAACTGCTTTTAAAGTGTGAAGAATGTGGAACTGTGTTCAGAGAAACCAAGGAAGCACCCCGCCCCTTAGAGATAAGGATCATTATCAGCAAATTCGAAGAATCTTTAAAAAAATGGGCAACTTTTTATCCTGACGAAATACTACGGGTGGATGATGTCCTGGAGGTGGGAGATGAGAGAGTCCGCGTCACTTCCCTGGAGAATAAAAGAAGCGCCCGGGTAATGGAAAGTATCGTCGAAGATCTGATTACCATCTGGGCAGCATCGGTAGACATACCTGCCCGGGTGGGTGTTTCCGTGGACCTTCATGGAAGGGTTTTATCACGTAAGGTGGAAGTGGACCGGGACTTCACCTTCACGGTAGGGGATGTGGTGAAAATGGGCAGAACCATCTTCCGAATAAAAACCATAAAAACTTTAGAAAGACGTATGAGGCGTGGATTTGCCTATGCCGATGTTACAAAGCGTGTATATGGAATACCAGTATCTGAAAGACGTTATGATTATGATTTAACCATGAATGTGGTAACATGA
- the hacB gene encoding homoaconitase small subunit yields MKVLKGQVWTFRDHIDTDVIIPGRYLRILDLDEMSSHVLEGEDPHFASQVKKGDIIVAGLNFGCGSSREQAPVALKHLGVAAVVAPSFARIFYRNAINVGLPVIMAEVEAEKGDKIAIDLEAGIIENINTGKKFEIQAFQNFMLEILEDGGLVNHFLKKRGND; encoded by the coding sequence ATGAAAGTACTGAAAGGTCAGGTTTGGACGTTTAGAGATCACATTGACACCGATGTGATAATCCCTGGGCGTTATCTACGGATTCTAGATCTGGATGAAATGTCATCCCATGTTTTGGAGGGTGAAGACCCTCATTTTGCCAGCCAGGTAAAAAAAGGCGACATCATAGTGGCTGGTTTAAATTTTGGTTGCGGATCATCCCGGGAACAGGCACCAGTTGCTTTGAAGCATTTAGGGGTGGCAGCTGTGGTGGCTCCTTCCTTCGCCCGTATATTCTACCGTAATGCCATTAATGTCGGTTTACCCGTAATTATGGCTGAGGTGGAAGCTGAAAAAGGGGATAAAATCGCCATAGATCTGGAAGCAGGGATCATAGAAAATATAAATACCGGGAAAAAATTTGAGATACAGGCCTTCCAGAATTTCATGCTGGAAATACTTGAAGATGGCGGGCTGGTTAACCATTTCCTTAAAAAGAGAGGGAATGATTAA
- a CDS encoding beta-ribofuranosylaminobenzene 5'-phosphate synthase, with product MMIKAPSRLHITLIDLNGSLGRVDGGVGLTLENPHLILTCNPGDDGVRVEFTNQDKLTLNRLNEYRNKIESASSKMMEFLGRDGGFDFTVGETYPPHSGLGTGTQLSLAAGKLISNYYGQDIDAHAIGRIVGRGGTSGIGVAAFQQGGLIIDGGHPKTEKSKFLPSSASQASPPPVIARYDFPEDWKILLVIPRFEDRVSGKKEVNIFQEYCPIPLEEVEKLSHLLLMKMMPAVVEGDLDTFGEVLNSIQGMGFKKIENKLQNPVIGNIMESLRSAGAAGAGMSSFGPTIYAVTDTNSKALIHAAEDALGPMDSEIILTRAQNRGAEIK from the coding sequence TTGATGATAAAAGCCCCTTCTAGACTACACATCACCCTTATAGACCTTAATGGTTCTTTAGGGAGGGTAGATGGGGGTGTGGGTTTAACCCTGGAAAACCCTCACCTGATTCTGACCTGCAATCCTGGAGATGATGGTGTTCGGGTAGAATTCACTAACCAGGATAAATTAACCCTGAACCGTCTCAACGAGTACCGTAACAAAATTGAAAGTGCTTCCAGCAAGATGATGGAATTTTTGGGCAGGGATGGTGGATTTGACTTTACGGTAGGAGAAACCTATCCTCCTCATTCCGGGTTAGGAACCGGGACCCAATTATCCCTTGCAGCAGGTAAACTAATATCAAATTATTATGGTCAGGACATTGATGCCCATGCTATTGGCAGAATAGTAGGCCGCGGTGGAACATCCGGTATCGGAGTCGCTGCCTTCCAACAAGGTGGTTTGATAATTGATGGAGGACACCCAAAAACTGAGAAATCTAAATTTTTACCTTCATCGGCTTCTCAGGCTTCTCCACCACCTGTTATTGCCCGTTATGACTTTCCTGAAGATTGGAAAATTTTGTTAGTAATACCACGCTTTGAAGATAGAGTATCGGGGAAAAAAGAAGTTAACATCTTTCAGGAGTACTGTCCCATTCCTTTAGAGGAGGTAGAGAAACTTTCACATCTGTTGCTGATGAAAATGATGCCAGCGGTTGTAGAAGGTGATCTGGACACATTTGGTGAAGTACTTAACTCTATACAGGGCATGGGATTTAAAAAAATCGAAAATAAGCTTCAAAACCCAGTTATTGGTAATATAATGGAATCATTAAGATCAGCTGGCGCAGCCGGGGCGGGTATGAGTAGTTTTGGCCCTACCATATACGCAGTCACTGATACCAACTCCAAAGCACTTATCCATGCCGCTGAAGATGCACTGGGGCCCATGGACAGTGAAATAATCCTTACCCGGGCACAAAACCGGGGTGCGGAAATAAAATAA
- the tes gene encoding tetraether lipid synthase Tes: protein MVIKKTKSLCPHCLRVVDAEVYEEHNQIMIKKECPEHGIYENTYWSSEEIYEKASEYDTRGEGLENPQTKITNECPLNCGLCPEHESHTVLGLIDVTNRCNLRCPICFANAAVSRYLYEPSYEDIRQMLKNLRSNRPVPTPAIQYAGGEPTVRKDIVDLIKLAKEEGFSHTQIATNGIKLATNPQLAKDLKDAELNTVYLQFDGVTEEPYLKNRGKNLLPWKLEAIENCRQADLGIVLVPTLVKGINDHQIGDIIRFAMENIDIIRGVNFQPVSFAGRTPANRVEEQRITIPDFEKLVEEQTNFQIKIDDFYPPSSIIPISDFIAAMEGDDQVTFTCHPHCGSATYIFIDHDEIIPINRFVDVDRFFELLAKSSDDIKDGGIVSKAKVVARASVELPKTVHPSKAPGSLDIKNILLNVFKDRSYDALGDFHHKTLLISCMHFMDPWNFDQDRVKRCVIHYAVPDGRIIPFCSMNAIYRQDIEKKFSKPLKS, encoded by the coding sequence ATGGTTATTAAGAAAACCAAGAGCCTGTGTCCTCACTGTCTTCGGGTTGTTGATGCCGAAGTTTACGAAGAACACAACCAGATCATGATAAAAAAGGAATGTCCGGAACACGGTATCTATGAAAATACCTACTGGAGCAGTGAAGAGATATACGAAAAGGCATCTGAATATGACACGAGGGGGGAGGGGTTGGAAAATCCTCAAACTAAAATCACTAATGAATGCCCTCTTAACTGTGGTCTCTGTCCGGAACACGAAAGTCATACCGTTCTAGGTCTTATTGATGTTACCAATCGTTGTAATTTGCGTTGCCCCATATGTTTTGCCAATGCTGCTGTTTCTAGATATCTTTACGAACCTTCATATGAAGATATAAGGCAGATGCTAAAGAATCTAAGGTCTAATCGTCCGGTTCCCACCCCTGCCATTCAGTACGCTGGTGGGGAACCCACTGTCCGTAAAGACATTGTGGATCTGATTAAACTGGCCAAGGAAGAAGGATTCAGTCACACTCAGATTGCCACTAATGGGATCAAACTGGCCACTAACCCTCAACTGGCCAAGGATCTTAAAGATGCTGAGCTCAACACAGTTTACCTTCAGTTTGATGGAGTTACGGAAGAACCCTATCTAAAGAATAGGGGCAAGAATCTTTTACCCTGGAAACTGGAGGCCATCGAAAACTGTCGCCAGGCAGACCTGGGCATCGTACTGGTACCAACTTTAGTAAAGGGGATAAATGATCATCAAATTGGGGACATTATACGATTTGCCATGGAAAACATAGACATTATCCGGGGGGTTAACTTCCAACCAGTCTCCTTTGCCGGGCGAACACCCGCCAATCGTGTCGAAGAACAGCGCATCACCATACCAGACTTTGAAAAGCTGGTGGAGGAGCAAACCAATTTCCAGATAAAAATAGATGACTTTTACCCTCCATCATCCATCATACCCATATCTGACTTTATAGCGGCCATGGAAGGGGATGATCAAGTCACATTCACCTGCCATCCCCACTGCGGTTCGGCAACGTATATCTTCATTGACCATGATGAAATAATTCCTATCAATCGATTTGTGGATGTGGACCGCTTTTTTGAACTTCTCGCCAAGAGTAGTGATGATATTAAGGATGGTGGGATAGTATCCAAGGCTAAAGTAGTGGCCAGAGCTTCAGTTGAACTTCCCAAAACTGTACACCCATCTAAAGCCCCAGGATCACTGGACATTAAAAATATACTCCTTAATGTTTTCAAAGACAGATCTTATGATGCGTTAGGTGACTTCCATCATAAAACTCTCTTAATATCATGTATGCACTTCATGGACCCCTGGAATTTCGACCAGGATCGGGTCAAAAGATGTGTTATCCATTATGCCGTTCCAGATGGCCGCATAATTCCATTCTGTTCCATGAATGCTATTTATCGCCAGGATATTGAGAAAAAATTTTCTAAACCACTCAAAAGCTGA